In a genomic window of Thiolapillus brandeum:
- the purF gene encoding amidophosphoribosyltransferase produces MCGIVGIVGTEPVNQSLYDSLLVLQHRGQDAAGIVTCEEDKLHLRKNNGLASDVFNTDHMIRLRGNMGIGHVRYPTAGCSSSAEAQPFYVNSPYGIVLAHNGNLTNADDLKQDLFREDLRHINTESDSEILLNIFAHGLSSYPPHLTLSEEDIFRAVETVHQRCQGGYAAVAMIPGYGIIAFRDPHGIRPVVFGERDTPNGKEFMVASESVALDTLGFNLVRDVAPGEAVIITQNGEFHARQCAENPQRSPCIFEFVYFARPDSIIDDIFVHKARQRMGKKLARKIQRQWANHDIDVVIPIPDTSRTAALSLANKLGLPYTEGFIKNRYIGRTFIMPGQTARRKSVRRKLNPIDVEFKGKNVLLVDDSIVRGTTSKQIVQMAREAGANKVYLASAAPPVRYPNVYGIDMPAASELVASGRSTAEVCEIIGADKLIYQDLDDLIEAVQKKGMVKVDRFDASVFNGEYVTGDVTADYLQELESCRNDSAKNERNHTRADVIDLHNGA; encoded by the coding sequence ATGTGCGGAATCGTCGGAATCGTAGGCACTGAACCCGTCAACCAGTCCTTGTATGACTCTCTGCTGGTGCTGCAGCACCGGGGGCAGGATGCCGCAGGCATTGTCACCTGTGAAGAGGACAAGCTGCACCTGCGCAAGAACAACGGCCTGGCCAGTGATGTGTTCAATACTGATCACATGATTCGCCTGCGCGGCAACATGGGCATAGGGCATGTGCGTTATCCTACTGCCGGTTGCTCTTCTTCTGCCGAAGCCCAGCCTTTCTATGTGAATTCGCCCTATGGCATCGTGCTGGCGCACAACGGTAATCTGACCAATGCCGATGATCTGAAACAGGATTTGTTCCGGGAAGATCTGCGTCATATCAATACCGAATCGGATTCAGAGATTCTGCTCAATATCTTTGCCCACGGCCTGAGCAGCTATCCGCCGCATCTCACCTTGAGTGAGGAAGATATCTTCCGTGCCGTAGAAACTGTGCATCAGCGTTGCCAGGGCGGTTATGCCGCAGTGGCCATGATTCCCGGTTATGGCATCATTGCTTTTCGTGATCCCCATGGTATCCGCCCGGTGGTCTTTGGCGAGCGGGATACCCCCAACGGCAAGGAGTTCATGGTCGCCTCTGAAAGCGTGGCCCTGGACACACTGGGATTCAATCTGGTGCGCGACGTGGCGCCCGGCGAGGCCGTTATCATCACCCAAAACGGTGAGTTCCATGCCCGTCAGTGCGCCGAGAACCCTCAGCGCTCACCCTGTATATTCGAATTCGTCTATTTTGCCCGACCGGATTCCATTATCGATGACATCTTCGTGCACAAGGCGCGTCAGCGCATGGGCAAAAAGCTGGCTCGCAAGATTCAGCGTCAATGGGCGAATCACGATATCGATGTGGTGATTCCCATTCCCGACACCAGCCGTACGGCCGCTCTGAGCCTGGCCAACAAGCTGGGACTTCCCTATACGGAAGGTTTCATCAAGAACCGTTATATTGGCCGAACCTTCATCATGCCGGGACAGACCGCGCGCAGGAAATCCGTGCGCCGCAAACTCAATCCCATCGATGTGGAGTTCAAGGGCAAGAATGTCCTGCTGGTGGACGATTCCATCGTGCGTGGCACTACTTCCAAGCAGATCGTGCAAATGGCCCGGGAGGCAGGCGCAAACAAGGTCTATCTGGCTTCCGCCGCGCCTCCGGTGCGTTACCCCAATGTTTACGGTATCGACATGCCTGCCGCTTCGGAACTGGTAGCCTCCGGTCGCAGTACTGCCGAAGTGTGCGAGATCATCGGCGCGGACAAACTCATCTATCAGGATCTGGATGATCTCATCGAAGCGGTGCAGAAAAAGGGTATGGTCAAGGTGGATCGTTTTGATGCATCAGTATTCAATGGCGAGTATGTTACCGGTGATGTAACGGCCGATTATCTGCAGGAACTGGAAAGCTGCCGCAATGACTCGGCCAAGAACGAGCGGAACCATACCAGGGCGGATGTCATCGATCTGCATAACGGAGCCTGA
- a CDS encoding O-succinylhomoserine sulfhydrylase, producing the protein MSDEHPQWKPATLAIRTGHHRTEEGEHSPGIFTTSSYVYENAAQAAARFSGDEAGNIYSRFTNPTVRTFEERLAVLEGGARCVATATGMAAIMTTCMGLMQQGDHLLSSRSIFGSTVILFDKYLSRFGIETSYVPLADLDAWRAAIRPETRMLFVETPSNPLAELGDIRALADLAHEHDCLLVVDNCFCTPALQRPLDMGADVVVHSATKYLDGQGRCMGGAVVGDEKNVGEEVYGVLRTAGPSMSPFNAWVFLNGLETLDLRMKAHSANAAALARWLQEHPAVSRVHYPGLDHHPQKALADRQMKLPGGMLSFEVDGGQAAAWKVIDATRLLSITANLGDTKSTVTHPASTTHGRLTPEQRTDAGISDGLIRISVGLEDVEDIKDDLARGLDCL; encoded by the coding sequence ATGAGTGACGAGCATCCCCAATGGAAACCGGCCACTCTGGCCATACGGACAGGCCATCACCGCACGGAGGAGGGTGAGCATTCCCCGGGGATCTTCACCACCTCCAGCTATGTGTATGAAAATGCGGCCCAGGCGGCCGCACGTTTTTCCGGGGATGAAGCCGGCAACATCTACTCGCGTTTTACCAATCCTACGGTGAGAACCTTCGAGGAGCGTCTGGCGGTGCTGGAAGGTGGCGCGCGTTGCGTGGCCACGGCTACGGGTATGGCTGCCATCATGACCACCTGCATGGGGCTCATGCAGCAGGGCGATCATCTGCTCAGTTCCCGCAGCATCTTCGGCAGCACGGTGATCCTGTTCGACAAGTACCTGAGTCGTTTTGGCATCGAGACCAGTTATGTGCCTCTGGCGGATCTGGACGCCTGGCGTGCGGCTATCCGTCCCGAGACGCGCATGCTGTTCGTGGAGACCCCCTCCAATCCCCTGGCGGAACTGGGGGACATTCGTGCCCTGGCAGATCTGGCCCATGAACACGATTGCCTGCTGGTGGTGGACAACTGTTTCTGCACTCCGGCCCTGCAGCGGCCTCTGGATATGGGCGCGGATGTGGTGGTTCACTCTGCGACCAAGTACCTCGACGGACAGGGCCGCTGTATGGGTGGCGCTGTGGTCGGGGATGAGAAGAACGTCGGTGAAGAAGTCTATGGTGTACTGCGCACTGCCGGGCCGAGCATGAGTCCTTTCAATGCCTGGGTGTTTCTCAATGGTCTGGAGACCCTGGATCTGCGCATGAAGGCCCATTCTGCGAATGCGGCGGCATTGGCCCGGTGGCTGCAGGAACATCCCGCCGTGAGCCGGGTGCATTACCCTGGTCTGGACCATCATCCCCAGAAGGCTCTGGCCGACCGGCAAATGAAGCTTCCTGGCGGCATGCTCTCCTTTGAGGTCGATGGCGGGCAGGCAGCAGCCTGGAAAGTTATCGATGCCACCCGCTTGCTGTCCATCACCGCCAACCTGGGCGACACCAAAAGCACGGTCACCCATCCCGCCAGCACTACCCATGGGCGCCTGACGCCGGAGCAGCGTACGGATGCGGGCATCAGTGATGGCCTGATCAGGATTTCTGTCGGCCTCGAGGACGTGGAAGATATCAAGGATGATCTGGCCCGGGGATTGGATTGCCTTTGA
- a CDS encoding class I SAM-dependent methyltransferase, with protein sequence MNYQEKWNRRHGEAQDLGSPAQVLLRNLHLLPKSGRALDLACGRGANALLLAEQGLETHAWDFSSVALQCLETFATQRGLEVQVENRDVLASPPEPQSFDVILVSFFLERKLAPYLVKALRPGGRIFYQTFVRDVYLERGPSTPEWRLEKNELLELFRDLDIHYYREDGQAVSVPTEISDLALLVASRREGACH encoded by the coding sequence GTGAATTATCAGGAAAAGTGGAACCGTCGCCATGGCGAAGCCCAGGATCTGGGCAGTCCTGCCCAGGTCCTGTTGCGCAATCTGCACCTGTTGCCGAAATCCGGCCGGGCTCTGGATCTGGCCTGTGGGCGGGGAGCCAATGCCTTGCTGCTGGCGGAGCAGGGACTGGAAACCCATGCCTGGGATTTCTCATCCGTGGCCCTGCAATGCCTGGAAACCTTTGCAACTCAACGCGGATTGGAAGTGCAAGTGGAGAATCGTGACGTGCTGGCCAGTCCCCCTGAACCTCAAAGTTTCGATGTCATTCTGGTTTCCTTTTTTCTCGAAAGGAAACTGGCCCCTTATCTGGTGAAAGCCCTGCGTCCCGGGGGGCGGATCTTCTACCAGACCTTCGTTCGTGATGTCTATCTTGAGCGCGGGCCTTCCACACCGGAATGGCGGCTGGAGAAAAACGAGTTGCTGGAACTGTTCCGGGATCTGGATATTCACTATTACCGGGAAGACGGACAGGCCGTATCCGTACCCACTGAGATATCCGACCTGGCCCTGCTGGTGGCTTCCAGACGGGAGGGCGCATGTCACTGA
- a CDS encoding AI-2E family transporter: MSLTLIATILTGAAILTLLVIGKSLLIPFAIAVMVWYVIEAVAAHFRRISIGGMHPFERFSLVPALVVVILLLGGVVQMIGGTVEQVSIAAPSYEDNINKILAHFSSITGMETGPSLQHWLSGLNLGKIISSIAGAIMAMAGNAGLVAIYVAFLLLEERYFSIKLRIMFPNRERRQKVEKMLQDIQIQIRQYLYVKTLVSALTGIISYAILVWVGVDYAPFWALLIFLLNFIPTIGSMIAVLLPTALSLVQFDTFTPFITLLVSLGSVQMIIGNVLEPRVMGASLNLSPLVVILALSLWGQIWGVTGMFLSVPITVISMIILGSFPATRAVAVAMSENGRLRPVS, encoded by the coding sequence ATGTCACTGACACTCATTGCAACCATTCTTACGGGGGCAGCCATTCTGACCCTGCTGGTGATTGGCAAGTCTTTGCTCATTCCCTTTGCGATTGCGGTCATGGTCTGGTATGTCATCGAAGCCGTTGCCGCGCATTTCCGGCGCATCTCCATTGGCGGTATGCATCCTTTTGAACGCTTCAGCCTGGTGCCCGCGCTGGTGGTGGTGATCCTGCTCCTTGGCGGCGTGGTCCAGATGATTGGCGGTACGGTGGAGCAGGTGAGCATTGCTGCGCCTTCTTATGAAGACAATATCAACAAGATCCTGGCCCATTTCTCCAGCATCACCGGTATGGAAACGGGTCCCAGTCTGCAACACTGGTTGAGTGGATTGAATCTGGGAAAGATCATCAGCAGTATCGCTGGCGCCATCATGGCAATGGCGGGCAACGCCGGACTGGTGGCCATCTACGTGGCCTTCCTGCTGCTGGAAGAGCGTTATTTCTCCATCAAGCTTCGCATCATGTTCCCTAACCGGGAACGGCGGCAGAAAGTCGAGAAAATGTTGCAGGACATTCAGATACAGATTCGTCAGTATCTCTATGTAAAGACCCTGGTCAGCGCCCTGACCGGCATCATCAGTTATGCCATACTGGTTTGGGTGGGCGTGGATTACGCGCCTTTCTGGGCGCTGCTCATTTTCCTGCTGAACTTCATTCCCACCATAGGTTCCATGATTGCCGTACTCCTGCCCACGGCCCTGTCCCTGGTGCAGTTTGATACCTTTACCCCTTTCATCACCCTGCTGGTGTCTCTGGGAAGCGTGCAGATGATTATCGGCAACGTGCTGGAACCCCGGGTCATGGGGGCTTCACTGAACCTCAGCCCTCTGGTGGTGATTCTGGCCCTGTCCTTGTGGGGGCAGATCTGGGGCGTTACGGGCATGTTCCTGAGTGTGCCCATCACGGTTATCAGCATGATCATCCTGGGCAGCTTTCCTGCCACCCGGGCAGTTGCCGTGGCCATGTCTGAAAATGGGCGCCTGCGGCCGGTTTCCTGA
- a CDS encoding GNAT family N-acetyltransferase: MTEILVADYSRSSHQQAILLLLDAYARDPMGGGEGLDEDVKSTLLPLLATEPGAFSILAFVDERPAGLVNCFQALSTFRAKPLINIHDVAVLPEYRGQGLSTAMLKKVEEIASARGCCKLTLEVLEGNRIARRAYEKFGFSGYELDPALGQALFWEKKLS; the protein is encoded by the coding sequence ATGACTGAGATCCTTGTTGCCGACTACAGCCGTTCTTCACACCAGCAGGCCATCCTCCTTCTGCTGGACGCCTATGCCCGCGACCCCATGGGGGGTGGTGAAGGGCTGGATGAGGATGTCAAAAGCACCCTCCTCCCCCTGCTGGCCACCGAACCAGGAGCTTTCAGCATCCTGGCCTTTGTGGATGAACGGCCCGCCGGGCTGGTGAACTGTTTTCAGGCCTTGTCCACCTTTCGCGCCAAACCCCTGATCAATATCCATGATGTTGCCGTGCTGCCGGAATACCGTGGACAGGGGCTGAGCACCGCCATGTTGAAAAAAGTGGAGGAGATCGCCAGTGCCCGGGGTTGTTGCAAGCTGACCCTGGAAGTACTGGAAGGCAACCGTATCGCCCGCAGGGCCTATGAGAAGTTCGGTTTTTCCGGATATGAGCTGGACCCGGCACTGGGACAGGCCCTGTTCTGGGAGAAAAAGCTTTCCTGA
- a CDS encoding M90 family metallopeptidase, translating to MFSRIRRYRSLQTLRKHALPDHLWRKLRRDLYLLHNLTVRQAVRLRERTTLLLHDKAIHGVQGLSMSLEMKAVIGAQASLLALELDESCYDGWKELIVYPGAFKVRRTVTDEFGIAHEQAPPLSGESWANGPLVLSWEDVQRDSYQRHPGSHVILHEFAHKLDALNGRVNGMPPLHPDMSIEEWSSTLSQAYEHLQRRLEHGHKCINPYAATNPAEFFAVLSEYFFTAPATLKRHCEHVYVLLRRYYRQDPFKRLEH from the coding sequence ATGTTCTCCCGAATCAGACGCTACCGTTCTCTGCAGACCCTGCGCAAACATGCCCTACCCGATCACCTGTGGCGCAAACTCCGCCGGGATCTCTATCTGTTGCACAACCTCACTGTCCGCCAGGCCGTGCGTCTGCGGGAGCGTACCACCCTGCTTTTGCACGACAAGGCGATCCACGGAGTACAGGGGCTAAGCATGAGCCTGGAGATGAAAGCGGTGATTGGTGCACAGGCGTCGCTTCTGGCCCTGGAACTGGATGAATCCTGTTATGACGGCTGGAAGGAGCTGATCGTCTATCCCGGGGCATTCAAGGTAAGAAGAACCGTCACTGACGAATTTGGTATTGCTCATGAGCAGGCACCACCCCTGAGCGGCGAATCCTGGGCAAACGGCCCTCTGGTGCTTTCCTGGGAGGATGTACAGCGGGACAGCTATCAGCGGCACCCAGGCAGCCATGTGATCCTTCACGAATTCGCCCATAAACTCGACGCTCTCAATGGACGCGTCAACGGTATGCCGCCGCTGCATCCTGACATGTCTATCGAAGAATGGAGCAGCACCCTGAGCCAGGCATACGAACATCTGCAGCGCCGTCTGGAACACGGGCACAAATGCATCAACCCTTACGCAGCCACCAATCCGGCAGAATTCTTCGCGGTCCTCAGCGAGTATTTCTTTACCGCGCCCGCAACTCTGAAACGCCACTGCGAACACGTCTATGTTCTGCTACGCAGGTACTACCGGCAGGATCCCTTCAAACGGCTGGAGCATTGA
- a CDS encoding DNA translocase FtsK, with amino-acid sequence MHQTLNKRLKEGAFLLLLAISAYFVLSLATFSPEDPGWSFVGAREVPENAGGPVGAWLSSVLLTLFGYLAYLVPIIVAWSGWLLFRDREDNKETDYQLLIFRWLGFFITLMAGSGLATMHITAQTALPEGPGGILGKALESALVGVVSSVGSSLFLLTLFMVGFTLFSGISWLTVMDVIGGLVLNGFRRLAAMFKPKKPAVPSARQMKKERSESLKKEKQRIKKRQPPKIETEVTRVVPSIRVEKEKQIPLIQPEPNSELPPLSLLDEPQHTEHGYSEEALEALSRLVERKLEDFRIAVEVVAVHPGPVVTLFELQLAPGTKASKISNLSKDLARSLSVISVRVVEVIPGKSTIGLEIPNEHREMVYLSEVLCSEAYDKSKSPLTLVLGKDISGGPVVADLAKMPHALIAGTTGSGKSVAINAMILSLLYKAKADEVRLIMVDPKMLELSVYEGIPHLLTPVVTDMKEAANALRWCVGEMERRYRLMAALGVRGIGGYNKKIQDAEKAGESIPDPLWKPDPTGLTENEPTEAPALTHMPYIVVVIDELADMMMVVGKKVEELIARLAQKARAAGIHLLLATQRPSVDVITGLIKANIPTRVAFQVSSRIDSRTILDQMGAEHLLGHGDMLYLPPGNSIPQRTHGAFVSDDEVHRVVSFLKQAGQPNYLDEIVQEPTEAIPGLSPEAAGVDAEDADPLFDDAVKIVTESRRGSISGVQRRLKIGYNRAARLIEEMERIGIVSTPDTKGNREVLAPPPVED; translated from the coding sequence GTGCATCAAACACTAAACAAACGGCTCAAGGAAGGCGCCTTTCTGCTGTTGTTGGCCATCAGCGCTTATTTTGTTCTTTCCCTGGCGACTTTTTCTCCGGAAGATCCCGGCTGGTCGTTTGTGGGGGCCAGGGAAGTTCCGGAGAATGCTGGTGGCCCGGTAGGTGCATGGCTGTCCAGTGTTTTGCTGACTCTGTTTGGCTACCTGGCCTATCTGGTGCCCATCATTGTTGCCTGGAGCGGCTGGCTGCTGTTCCGGGATCGGGAAGACAACAAGGAAACGGACTACCAACTGCTGATCTTCCGTTGGCTTGGTTTTTTCATCACCCTCATGGCGGGCAGTGGTCTGGCCACCATGCATATTACGGCGCAAACGGCATTGCCGGAAGGCCCGGGGGGGATTCTGGGAAAGGCTCTGGAGTCAGCCCTTGTGGGTGTGGTGAGTTCTGTGGGCAGCAGCCTGTTTCTGCTGACCTTGTTCATGGTTGGGTTCACCCTGTTCAGTGGTATTTCCTGGCTGACGGTAATGGACGTGATTGGCGGGCTGGTGCTCAACGGGTTTCGCCGTCTGGCGGCCATGTTCAAACCCAAAAAACCTGCTGTGCCCAGCGCCAGGCAGATGAAGAAAGAGCGTTCTGAATCCCTCAAGAAAGAGAAGCAGCGCATCAAGAAGCGTCAGCCGCCCAAGATAGAAACAGAGGTTACCAGGGTTGTTCCCAGTATCAGGGTGGAGAAGGAAAAACAAATCCCTCTCATCCAGCCGGAACCCAATTCCGAGCTGCCCCCCCTGTCCCTGCTGGATGAGCCCCAGCACACCGAACACGGGTATTCCGAAGAGGCCCTTGAAGCCTTGTCCCGATTGGTCGAGCGCAAGCTGGAGGATTTCCGTATTGCCGTGGAGGTAGTGGCAGTGCACCCGGGGCCTGTGGTCACGCTGTTCGAACTGCAGTTGGCGCCAGGCACCAAAGCCAGCAAAATCAGCAACTTGTCCAAGGATCTGGCGCGCTCCCTGTCGGTGATCTCCGTACGTGTGGTAGAGGTCATTCCCGGCAAGTCCACCATTGGCCTGGAGATTCCCAACGAGCACCGGGAAATGGTGTATCTCAGCGAAGTGCTTTGCTCCGAGGCCTATGACAAGTCCAAGTCACCTTTGACGCTGGTGCTGGGCAAGGACATTTCCGGTGGTCCGGTGGTAGCGGATCTGGCCAAGATGCCCCATGCCCTGATTGCCGGTACCACGGGCTCGGGTAAGTCTGTAGCCATCAATGCCATGATTCTAAGCCTTTTGTACAAGGCCAAGGCGGATGAAGTGCGCCTGATTATGGTGGATCCAAAGATGCTGGAACTGTCCGTGTACGAGGGTATTCCCCATCTGCTGACCCCCGTGGTCACGGACATGAAGGAAGCGGCGAATGCCCTGCGCTGGTGTGTTGGGGAAATGGAGCGCCGCTATCGCCTGATGGCAGCCCTGGGGGTGCGGGGCATTGGTGGATACAACAAAAAGATTCAGGATGCCGAGAAAGCCGGGGAGAGCATTCCCGATCCCCTGTGGAAACCCGACCCCACGGGTTTGACGGAAAATGAACCCACGGAAGCACCGGCCTTGACGCACATGCCCTACATCGTGGTGGTCATCGATGAGCTGGCGGACATGATGATGGTGGTGGGCAAAAAAGTGGAAGAGCTCATTGCCCGTCTGGCACAGAAGGCGAGGGCCGCAGGTATTCACCTGTTGCTGGCCACCCAGCGTCCCTCGGTGGATGTGATCACCGGTCTGATCAAGGCCAATATCCCCACCCGGGTGGCCTTCCAGGTATCTTCGCGCATCGATTCGCGCACCATTCTCGATCAGATGGGTGCCGAGCACCTGCTGGGTCATGGTGACATGCTCTATCTGCCACCGGGCAATTCCATTCCTCAGCGCACCCACGGAGCCTTTGTCTCCGATGACGAAGTACACCGGGTAGTGAGTTTTCTGAAGCAGGCGGGGCAGCCCAATTACCTGGATGAGATCGTGCAGGAACCAACCGAGGCCATTCCGGGTCTATCACCAGAGGCCGCCGGGGTGGATGCAGAAGATGCCGACCCCCTTTTCGATGATGCTGTAAAGATCGTTACCGAAAGCCGCCGGGGTTCCATATCTGGTGTGCAGCGCCGCCTGAAAATCGGTTATAACCGCGCCGCCCGGCTCATCGAGGAAATGGAACGTATCGGCATCGTCAGTACCCCAGATACCAAGGGCAACCGGGAAGTGCTGGCGCCACCACCCGTAGAGGACTGA
- the lolA gene encoding outer membrane lipoprotein chaperone LolA codes for MLSSSSLFAGDGARAHLDRFLDGLETLRAEFAQEVIDTETNQVSHSTGVFYLSRPNRFRWVYEGEYPRYIIADGKTIWLVEEDLQQVSQRSQKAVLEGTPAGLFAKKLDLDKEFEVKDVGQRMGLSWLRLRPRSEDSQFEQILLAFEGDKLSRMEMADRLGQVTRFDFFKMQRNLPLQDSLFRFVAPPGYDILDQ; via the coding sequence ATGCTATCCAGCAGCAGCCTGTTTGCAGGCGATGGCGCCCGGGCTCACCTGGATCGTTTTCTCGATGGTCTCGAAACCCTGCGTGCCGAGTTTGCCCAGGAGGTGATCGATACGGAGACCAACCAGGTTTCCCACAGTACCGGCGTCTTCTATCTGTCCCGCCCGAACCGTTTCCGTTGGGTGTATGAAGGAGAATATCCCCGTTACATCATTGCTGACGGCAAAACCATCTGGCTGGTGGAGGAAGACCTGCAACAGGTGAGTCAGCGTTCCCAGAAAGCGGTTTTGGAGGGCACGCCAGCAGGGCTCTTCGCCAAAAAGCTGGATCTGGACAAGGAGTTTGAAGTGAAGGATGTAGGGCAGCGCATGGGGTTGTCCTGGTTGCGCCTGCGCCCGCGCTCTGAAGACAGCCAGTTCGAGCAGATTCTGCTGGCCTTTGAAGGTGACAAGCTGTCGCGCATGGAGATGGCTGATCGTCTGGGACAGGTGACACGCTTTGATTTCTTCAAGATGCAACGCAATCTTCCACTCCAGGACAGCTTGTTCCGCTTCGTGGCGCCACCAGGCTACGACATCCTGGATCAATGA
- a CDS encoding replication-associated recombination protein A, translated as MNTGDLFAADTLAGRPLADRMRPRSLEEYRGQTHILGPGKPLRLAIEKNQLHSMIFWGPPGTGKTTLARLLANASGYAFHTLSAVLAGVRDIRAAVEQARQVQAESGRGTVLFIDEVHRFNKSQQDAFLPHVEDGTFLFVGATTENPSFELNNALLSRARVYVLKSLAVQDLQAVLRHALEDAERGLGGQNLEIAETDLQQIAEAADGDARRALNLLDSAAGLAENGRILPQTIREVCAGQVRRFDKGGEVFYDQISALHKSVRGSSPDAALYWLCRMIDGGCDPLYIARRVVRMASEDIGNADPRALELALNAWQVQERLGSPEGELAIAQAVVYLACAAKSNAVYTAFKAAMKDARQTGSLEVPLHLRNAPTRLMKELGYGKTYRYAHDEPEAYAAGESYLPGELEGRSYYEPVPRGLEIRIAEKLAHLRELDRAGERESSCDTSSGHVK; from the coding sequence ATGAACACGGGAGACCTGTTTGCAGCGGATACCCTGGCAGGAAGGCCCCTGGCGGATCGCATGCGTCCGCGCAGTCTGGAGGAGTATCGGGGACAAACCCATATTCTCGGGCCGGGCAAGCCTCTGCGTCTGGCCATAGAAAAGAATCAGCTGCATTCCATGATCTTCTGGGGGCCACCAGGCACCGGCAAGACCACCCTGGCGCGGTTGTTGGCCAACGCCTCAGGCTACGCGTTTCATACCCTGTCTGCGGTACTGGCCGGCGTCAGGGATATTCGTGCTGCGGTAGAGCAGGCCCGGCAGGTGCAGGCCGAAAGCGGGCGGGGAACGGTGTTGTTCATCGATGAAGTGCATCGCTTCAACAAGAGTCAGCAGGATGCTTTTCTGCCCCATGTGGAGGACGGCACCTTCCTGTTCGTGGGCGCGACCACGGAAAACCCGTCTTTTGAGTTGAACAATGCTTTGCTGTCCCGGGCCCGGGTCTATGTGCTCAAGTCCCTGGCCGTGCAAGACCTGCAGGCGGTGCTGCGGCACGCACTGGAAGATGCAGAGCGGGGACTTGGCGGCCAGAACCTGGAAATAGCAGAAACGGATCTGCAGCAGATTGCCGAAGCTGCTGATGGGGATGCCCGCCGCGCCCTGAATCTGCTGGACAGTGCTGCCGGCCTGGCGGAGAACGGCCGGATTCTTCCGCAAACCATCCGCGAGGTATGTGCCGGCCAGGTAAGACGGTTCGACAAGGGCGGAGAAGTCTTCTACGACCAGATTTCCGCACTGCACAAGTCGGTACGGGGTTCCAGTCCTGACGCAGCTCTGTACTGGCTGTGCCGCATGATCGATGGTGGCTGCGATCCCCTGTATATCGCCCGGCGGGTAGTGCGCATGGCTTCAGAGGATATCGGCAATGCCGATCCCCGGGCCCTGGAACTGGCCCTCAACGCCTGGCAGGTGCAGGAGCGCCTGGGCAGCCCGGAAGGTGAGCTGGCGATTGCCCAGGCAGTGGTGTACCTGGCCTGCGCAGCCAAGAGCAACGCGGTCTATACGGCTTTCAAGGCAGCCATGAAGGATGCCCGTCAGACTGGCTCACTGGAGGTTCCCCTGCATTTGCGCAATGCACCTACCCGACTCATGAAAGAGCTGGGCTACGGTAAGACCTACCGCTATGCCCATGATGAACCCGAGGCCTATGCCGCCGGAGAAAGTTATTTGCCCGGCGAACTCGAGGGACGCAGCTACTATGAGCCGGTACCCCGGGGGCTGGAGATACGCATCGCGGAAAAACTTGCCCATTTGCGCGAGCTGGATCGCGCCGGGGAGCGGGAATCGTCATGCGACACTAGCTCCGGCCATGTAAAATAA
- the crcB gene encoding fluoride efflux transporter CrcB, producing MMQTLAIAAGGATGALMRFWVSTATYAWLGRGFPWGTLMVNVLGSFAMGLLYILFIERLTAGPELRAFLLIGLLGAFTTFSTFSIETFNLIEEAQIGKALLNAGGSVMICIAAAWLGVIAGRQL from the coding sequence ATGATGCAGACACTGGCCATAGCTGCGGGCGGCGCCACCGGGGCGTTAATGCGCTTTTGGGTGTCCACTGCCACCTATGCCTGGCTGGGGCGTGGTTTTCCCTGGGGCACACTGATGGTCAATGTCCTGGGCTCCTTTGCCATGGGCCTGCTTTACATTCTGTTCATCGAACGCCTGACGGCCGGTCCGGAACTGCGTGCGTTTCTGCTTATCGGTTTGCTTGGTGCCTTTACCACCTTTTCCACCTTTTCCATCGAAACCTTCAACCTTATCGAAGAAGCACAGATCGGCAAAGCCCTGCTCAACGCTGGTGGCAGCGTGATGATTTGCATCGCGGCGGCCTGGCTGGGAGTAATCGCCGGGAGGCAGTTATGA
- a CDS encoding DUF190 domain-containing protein, translating to MTDEVTMVRIYCTEGERRIKQTLDYLHNEEHVAGVTAFRGVAGFGRSGKMHTASLLDLSLDMPVVIEFFDRPDKISTVVEHLKTKLEPGHLVYWPARTNLSD from the coding sequence ATGACAGATGAAGTGACTATGGTGCGTATTTATTGCACCGAGGGTGAACGCAGGATCAAGCAGACTCTTGATTACCTGCACAATGAAGAACACGTAGCGGGAGTCACCGCCTTTCGGGGAGTTGCAGGCTTTGGCCGATCCGGTAAGATGCACACCGCTTCCCTGCTGGATCTGTCTTTGGACATGCCCGTGGTCATCGAGTTCTTTGACCGGCCGGACAAGATCAGTACCGTAGTGGAACACCTTAAAACCAAGCTGGAGCCGGGCCACCTGGTCTACTGGCCGGCCCGCACCAACCTGAGCGACTGA